One segment of Cutaneotrichosporon cavernicola HIS019 DNA, chromosome: 4 DNA contains the following:
- a CDS encoding uncharacterized protein (Belongs to the aldehyde dehydrogenase family): MTASTSYKDKAYINGKWVAAASGKTFPVTNPATGEVIGNVPDLSKEEVLEAVKAAEDAYPSWSNTPPKTRQDILMKFYHLMLERTEELSKLITLENGKPLADATTEHKYSASFMEWFAAEAVRTNGDVIPSTIPGLRNMVIKQPIGVVGIITPWNFPSAMITRKIGPAMAAGCTCVIKAPSDTPLSALELMAIAEEAGVPAGVLNLVTSKSSRMVAEVLCSHPVIKKISFTGSTGVGKQLMQQSSSTLKKLSMELGGNAPFIVFEDADIDEAVKGAVIAKFRSSGQTCVCANRIFAHAKVYDEFTSKLAEAVRGFKVGNGLEKGITHGPLIHDRAVAKVKEHVDDAVSKGAKVLVGGKATGGNFFEPTVLVNVPISAVVSKDETFGPLAPCYKFESEDEVIQLANDTEFGLAGYFYSRDIGRVWRVSEALEVGMVVANSGILSQATIPFGGVKESGFGKEGSKYGIEDYQIVKLVAMGGLGTKY; the protein is encoded by the exons ATGACTGCCTCGACTAGCTACAAGGACAAGGCGTACATCAACGGCAAGTGGGTGGCTGCCGCCAGCGGCAAGACCTTCCCCGTCACCA accCCGCCACTGGCGAGGTTATCGGCAACGTCCCCGACCTCtcgaaggaggaggtgctcgaggccgtcaaggccgccgaggacgcctACCCGTCGTGGAGCAACACCCCGCCCAAG ACCCGCCAGGACATTCTCATGAAGTTCTACCACCTCATGCTTGAGCGCACCGAGGAGCtctccaagctcatcaCCCTCGAGAACGGCAAgcccctcgccgacgcgaccACCGAGCACAAGTACTCGGCTTCGTTCATGGAGTGgttcgccgccgaggctgtCCGCACCAACGGCGACGTCATCCCCTCGACCATTCCCGGCCTCCGCAACATGGTGATCAAGCAGCccatcggcgtcgtcggcatcaTCACTCCCTGGAACTTCCCATCGGCCATGATCACCCGTAAGATCGGCCCTGCCATGGCCGCCGGCTGCACCTGTGTGATCAAGGCTCCCTCCGACACTCCCCTTTCGGCTCTCGAGCTCATGGCCATTGCTGAGGAGGCTGGCGTCCCCGCCGGTgtgctcaacctcgtcaccTCGAAGAGCTCGCGCatggtcgccgaggtcctcTGCTCTCACCCCGTGATCAAGAAGATCTCATTCACCGGCTCGACTGGTGTCGGCAAGCAGCTCATGCAGCAGAGCAGCTCGACCCTCAAGAAGCTCTCGATggagcttggcggcaaCGCTCCCTTCATCGTCTTTGAGGACGCCGACAttgacgaggccgtcaagggcGCCGTTATCGCAAAGTTCCGCTCGTCGGGCCAGACCTGTGTCTGCGCCAACCGCATCTTCGCCCACGCCAAGGTGTACGACGAGTTCACTTCCAAGCTCGCTGAGGCTGTCCGCGGCTTCAAGGTCGGCAACGGCCTTGAGAAGGGCATCACCCACGGCCCTCTTATCCAcgaccgcgccgtcgccaaggtcaaggagcacgtcgacgacgccgtctCCAAGGGCGCCAAGGTGCTTGTTGGTGGCAAGGCCACTGGAGGCAACTTCTTCGAGCCCACCGTCCTTGTCAACGTCCCCATCTCGGCTGTTGTGTCCAAGGACGAGACCTTTGGCCCCCTTGCCCCTTGCTACAAGTttgagagcgaggacgaggtcatcCAGCTTGCCAACGACACCGAGTTTGGCCTCGCCGGCTACTTCTACTCGCGTGACATCGGGCGCGTCTGGCGTGTCTCGGAGGCTCTCGAGGTTGGCATGGTCGTCGCCAACTCGGGCATCCTGTCGCAGGCCACCATTCCCTTCGGCGGTGTCAAGGAGTCGGGCTTCGGCAAGGAGGGTTCAAAATATGGCATTGAGGACTACCAGatcgtcaagctcgtcgccatgggcggcctcggcaccaAGTACTAA
- a CDS encoding uncharacterized protein (serum paraoxonase arylesterase) — protein MPSLITFAISLAAVTLLFKTLYDRGVTLGAFRDPGAIFHNAGFGDLRFIDGADCEDLHLHEGHIFTACQGAHGSRGKWFPPLAVFDDPSTAGDGELRVINPETFISRKLNLDGFSSFFCTHGIDVIEDPQNSRAVYIQAVNHAPTDEFVKSRDTSLPAEEKADSRIEIFHHVLGSDTATHVRTVRNDLVKMPNDLLATGPTSFFVTNDHFYREGLMRTVEVLGTRATTAWSNTVHVIANAKEKDFDGVDAVYALNGLHNNNGLGRRPGGLTVVDASGGVAYLAHIEGRNIKVDGQVVYESTIDNPSWFTDKYPGDDDRSGLLQAGLAKAIQLHDSVLVDAAVPPIVWLSSGSLEKGWNTTMLFTDDGLSLSSSSAAVMISIDPATNDDKKQAWLFMSGFGSTRVVATKVDL, from the exons ATGCCCAGTCTGATCACTTTTGCCATCAGTCTCGCGGCAGtcaccctcctcttcaAGACGCTGTATGACCGCGGAGTCACCCTCGGCGCTTTCCGCGACCCCGGCGCCATCTTCCACAATGCTGGCTTTGGGGACTTGCGCTTCATCGACGGAGCAGATTGCGAGGACCTTCATCTTCACGAAGGACACATCTTCACCGCGTGCCAGGGCGCCCATGGGAGCCGCGGGAAGTGGTTCCCCCCGCTCGCGGTCTTTGACGACCCCAGCACGgcgggcgatggcgagctcCGTGTGATCAACCCCGAA acgTTCATCTCGCgcaagctcaacctcgacggcttctcgtccttcttctgcaCGCACGGCATCGACGTCATCGAGGACCCACAGAACAGCCGCGCTGTCTACATCCAGGCAGTCAACCACGCCCCGACCGACGAGTTCGTCAAGAGCCGCGACACCTCTCTCCCGGcagaggagaaggccgacTCGCGCATCGAGATCTTCCACCATGTCCTGGGCTCTGACACTGCTACCCATGTCCGCACCGTGCGCAatgacctcgtcaagatGCCCAACGACCTGCTCGCGACGGGACCTACCTCGTTCTTCGTCACCAATGACCACTTCTATCGTGAGGGCCTGATGCGTACCGTCGAAGTCCTCGGTACGCGTGCGACCACGGCGTGGAGCAACACTGTCCACGTAATCGCAAACGCTAAGGAGAAGGACTttgacggcgtcgatgcGGTTTACGCTCTCAACGGATTGCACAACAACAACGGTCTCGGTCGCCGCCCCGGTGGCTTGACGGTCGTCGATGCAAGCGGCGGTGTCGCGTACCTCGCCCACATCGAGGGACGGAACATCAAGGTTGACGGACAGGTCGTGTACGAGAGCACGATCGACAACCCCTCCTGGTTCACCGACAAGTATCCCGGCGACGATGACCGCTCGGGGCTCCTCCAGGCTGGCCTTGCCAAGGCCATCCAGTTGCACGACTCTGTGCTGGTCGACGCGGCTGTGCCGCCCATTGTATGGCTCAGCAGCGGGTCGCTGGAGAAGGGCTGGAACACGACTATGCTGTTCACCGACGACGGGCTCAGCCTGTCCTCTTCCAGTGCCGCCGTCATGATCTCGATCGACCCCGCGACCAACGACGATAAGAAGCAGGCGTGGCTGTTCATGAGCGGCTTTGGCTCGAcccgcgtcgtcgcgacCAAGGTCGATCTGTAG
- a CDS encoding uncharacterized protein (Reversible hydration of carbon dioxide), with protein MNNGTNVTVPEAPAPVVNTTYGPAAFPDLEPFFAGNHEFAADRNATDKNYFPKMAEGQAPPLVWVGCADSRVPESVVLHQEPGQVFTTRNIANQVPEDDWASNAVIDYGVGHLNSTHVAIVGHTHCGGVKAAFDSNKPNATTGQGKHHRCKGKGKGKGRGMGKGHGKHGDDNDDDDDDDDENEEDYALMQFLEPLIHLRHSLPSNATIMDLTLENVKLNVATVVNSTAIQSAWAVGKKVCVHGWLYDIGTGLLSDIGVSKCGPTA; from the exons ATGAACAACGGAACCAACGTCACTGTCCCCGAGGCCCCGGCCCCGGTGGTCAACACCACCTATGGCCCAGCTGCCTtccccgacctcgagccGTTCTTCGCTGGCAACCACGAGTTCGCGGCCGACCGCAACGCCACCGACAAAAACTACTTCCCCAAGATGGCCGAGGGCCAGGCGCCTCCTCTTGTCTGGGTTGGCTGCGCCGACTCTCGCGTCCCAGAGTcggtcgtcctccaccaGGAGCCAGGGCAGGTCTTCACCACT CGTAACATTGCCAACCAGGTGCCGGAAGATGACTGGGCTTCCAACGCCGTCATCGACTACGGTGTCGGCCACCTCAACTCGACCCACGTTGCGATTGTTGGCCACACCCACTGCGGTGGTGTCAAGGCTGCCTTTGACTCTAACAAGCCGAACGCTACTACTGGGCAAGGCAAGCACCACCGCtgcaagggcaagggcaagggcaagggcagGGGCATGGGCAAGGGTCACGGAAAGCATGGCGATG ACAatgatgacgatgacgatgatgatgatgagaaTGAGGAGGATTACGCTCTGATGCAGTTCCTCGAGCCACTCATTCATCTTCGTCACAGCCTTCCCTCGAATGCTACCATCATGGACCTCACCCTGGAGAacgtcaagctcaacgTTGCGACTGTCGTCAACAGCACTGCCATTCAGTCTGCCTGGGCTGTGGGCAAGAAAGTGTGCGTTCACGGTTGGCTGTACGACATTGGGACTGGCTTGCTCTCCGACATTGGGGTAAGCAAGTGCGGCCCGACTGCTTAG